From Rubripirellula reticaptiva, the proteins below share one genomic window:
- a CDS encoding HAD family hydrolase, with product MHENESDSRPTILGVALDMDGLLFDTERLYWDVGDTVLQRRGHRYSHELQQRMMGRVGVAAMQQMIDFHDLNDSPEDLLAESDSLFGDKLATDITPMGGLAEWIDLLDETDMPFGLATSSQRKFVDIILETISWRHSMKFILTGDDVTEGKPDPEMYLKASVELGIAPSTMLVLEDSGNGCAAAVAAGAYAVAIPNDHTRGQSFVGAKLIADSLVDSRLWDLVRR from the coding sequence ATGCACGAAAACGAAAGTGATTCGAGGCCGACGATTTTGGGTGTCGCCTTAGACATGGACGGTCTACTGTTTGACACTGAACGACTGTACTGGGACGTAGGCGACACGGTTCTACAGCGACGTGGGCACCGTTACAGCCACGAACTGCAACAACGTATGATGGGACGCGTTGGTGTTGCGGCGATGCAGCAAATGATCGACTTTCATGATCTGAACGATTCGCCAGAGGACCTGCTGGCCGAATCGGACTCGCTATTCGGTGACAAGTTGGCAACCGACATCACACCGATGGGTGGCTTAGCCGAGTGGATCGATTTGCTTGATGAAACCGACATGCCATTCGGATTGGCGACAAGTAGCCAACGAAAGTTCGTCGACATCATATTGGAAACGATCTCTTGGCGTCATTCAATGAAATTCATCTTGACCGGCGATGACGTTACTGAGGGAAAGCCAGATCCCGAGATGTATCTCAAGGCCTCGGTCGAACTCGGCATCGCGCCGTCGACGATGCTGGTACTGGAAGACAGCGGGAACGGTTGCGCCGCCGCTGTCGCCGCTGGTGCTTATGCGGTCGCAATCCCCAACGACCACACTCGCGGCCAATCTTTCGTTGGCGCGAAACTGATCGCGGATTCGTTGGTCGATTCGCGACTATGGGACTTAGTGCGTCGATAG
- a CDS encoding DUF1552 domain-containing protein, with protein MTSAFSRRDFVIKLGVSAAAANFAFALPSLGWAASANKKKRVVFVFSPNGVIPQHFWPDEAGQHKDLKRILAPLDPFKNQLLTLEGIDNKIKGDGDGHMRGIGCLLTGVELFPGDVQGGSDTPAGWSMGISIDQHLKNKLQADPASQTRFGSLEFGVMVPDRADTWTRWSYAGPNQPVTPISNPYQMFDKLYGQSQNRAMLASVLDDLSEDFRQIEKMVSAEDRHLLKQHVEMVRSVEKELKSEMAKPAEGKDAKGEKDLGHAIPKLPPNVEEDNNNMPQISRMQSDLLVNSFAADFARVATIQITNSVGNARMRWLDIDEGHHAISHEPDNNESAYENLIRINTWYCEQIAYLAKRLAETPEPNGDGNLLDNTTIVWTNELGKGNSHTRNSIPFVMVGGGLGFKMGRAMKFDHVPHNRLLMSLTEAMGYPEKSFGNTDYCGDGSLTGLMHG; from the coding sequence ATGACCTCTGCATTTTCAAGACGCGACTTTGTCATCAAGCTAGGTGTTAGCGCTGCGGCGGCTAACTTTGCGTTCGCTTTGCCTAGCCTTGGCTGGGCTGCATCGGCGAACAAGAAAAAGAGAGTCGTATTCGTTTTTAGTCCCAACGGTGTGATCCCCCAACATTTCTGGCCCGATGAAGCCGGCCAGCACAAAGATCTGAAACGCATTCTTGCGCCGCTGGATCCTTTCAAGAATCAATTGCTTACGTTGGAGGGCATCGACAACAAAATCAAAGGTGACGGTGACGGTCACATGCGTGGCATTGGTTGTCTTTTGACCGGGGTCGAGCTCTTTCCGGGTGACGTCCAGGGTGGATCCGATACGCCAGCCGGATGGTCGATGGGGATCTCGATTGATCAACACTTGAAGAACAAACTGCAGGCTGATCCGGCAAGTCAAACCCGTTTCGGATCGCTTGAGTTCGGAGTCATGGTGCCGGATCGCGCCGACACGTGGACACGTTGGTCGTATGCGGGGCCGAACCAACCCGTCACGCCAATCAGCAATCCGTATCAGATGTTTGACAAGCTATATGGACAATCACAAAACCGTGCGATGCTGGCGAGCGTGCTCGACGATTTGAGTGAAGATTTTCGGCAGATCGAAAAGATGGTCAGTGCCGAAGATAGGCATTTGCTGAAACAGCACGTCGAAATGGTTCGCTCGGTTGAAAAAGAGTTGAAGTCGGAAATGGCGAAACCGGCCGAGGGGAAAGATGCGAAAGGCGAGAAAGATCTTGGACACGCGATTCCCAAGTTGCCGCCCAACGTCGAAGAAGATAACAACAACATGCCGCAGATCTCGCGGATGCAGAGCGACTTGTTGGTCAACAGTTTTGCCGCCGACTTTGCTCGCGTCGCGACAATTCAAATCACCAATAGCGTCGGCAACGCACGAATGCGTTGGCTGGATATCGACGAAGGACACCATGCGATTTCACACGAACCGGACAACAACGAATCGGCTTATGAAAACCTGATTCGTATCAACACTTGGTACTGCGAACAGATCGCTTACCTCGCCAAACGTTTGGCCGAGACCCCCGAACCCAATGGTGACGGGAATCTGTTAGACAATACGACCATTGTCTGGACCAACGAACTTGGCAAAGGCAACTCGCATACCCGCAACAGCATCCCGTTTGTCATGGTTGGCGGCGGACTTGGGTTCAAAATGGGCCGAGCTATGAAATTCGACCATGTTCCGCACAACCGGTTGCTGATGAGTTTGACCGAAGCGATGGGGTACCCCGAAAAATCATTTGGCAATACGGACTACTGCGGCGACGGTTCGCTAACCGGTTTAATGCACGGTTAA